A region from the uncultured Draconibacterium sp. genome encodes:
- a CDS encoding TonB-dependent receptor, whose translation MKKTALILALFCFYSFASFAQKATLKGTILDNSNDEPLVGATVLIKGTTIGTITNFDGIYELPNIDEGTHTIVFSFIGYSPVEKEISFTADEVITQDIKLGADLIGLDEVVVTGVVNQKSALESSVAMTTIKPKFMKEFGAVTTAEMFKAIPGIRSESSGGEGNANIAVRGVPVASGGSKFLQLHEDGLPILQFGDISFGNADIFLRADQTVKRVEAIKGGSASTFASNSPAGIINFISKTGDIAGGSIGTTFGVDYNTFRTDFEYGSPIGDDLKFHIGGFFRQGTGPRDPGYTANYGGQIKANITKQFEKGYARVYFKYLNDRAISYMPMPVQVTGTADDPTYNSIPGFDLKHGTLQSAGFQLVHGVDGQGNARTSNISEGMHPVSTAVGGEFSFEIGDGWNLKEKFRMALTKGTFNSPFPAQVGAADDIAQSIAGGDYTLSYANGANAGVPLSASEIQNLNGNGLLMRIHLFDTEMNNLNNFTNDVYLTKSFDKVKVTLGYYKAYQKIAMTWLWQSFLTDVSSAAGPRLMDITANDGSFASENGLISHGTPYWGNVTRGYDVGYDIDAPYANMEFEVSKKLNVDASLRYDFGSANGYYLDKYTSAIDVNKDGVISSVEEEVPVLDNGNPKVVDYDFDYLSYSVGANYKIDKDKAVYARYSKGGRANADRLLYTPFLTEEGGTIEGLSADKISQAELGYKYKSPKVGLIATGFYTKINEQNEEFGRAINKEFRTMGVELELVAQLGKLNITSGATYTNAEILKSINEGEEGNVPRRVPDLLYNINPSYPLLKGKLVLGCSLVGTTKVYAQDDNAITLPAYAYLNTFLSYQIVKGLTFRANVNNITNSLGFTEMEGDAFTVNSTNYMRARPITGRATTVSLSYNF comes from the coding sequence ATGAAAAAGACAGCTTTAATTCTGGCATTATTTTGCTTCTATTCGTTTGCATCGTTTGCACAAAAAGCAACATTAAAAGGAACTATCCTTGATAATAGTAACGACGAGCCTTTGGTTGGCGCAACAGTACTAATAAAAGGAACTACTATTGGAACCATTACAAACTTTGATGGGATTTATGAATTACCTAATATTGATGAAGGCACACATACCATTGTATTTTCATTTATTGGATACTCTCCAGTTGAGAAAGAAATTTCATTTACTGCCGATGAAGTAATTACTCAAGATATAAAATTGGGTGCCGACTTAATAGGTTTGGATGAAGTAGTAGTTACAGGTGTTGTAAATCAGAAATCAGCACTGGAATCGAGTGTTGCAATGACAACTATCAAACCTAAGTTCATGAAGGAATTTGGTGCAGTTACCACTGCTGAGATGTTTAAAGCCATCCCGGGTATACGTTCAGAGTCTTCCGGTGGCGAAGGAAATGCTAACATTGCAGTGCGCGGGGTACCAGTTGCATCCGGAGGTTCTAAATTCCTACAGTTACACGAAGATGGCTTACCCATTCTTCAATTCGGAGATATTTCGTTCGGTAACGCCGATATATTTTTACGTGCCGACCAAACGGTTAAACGTGTTGAAGCAATAAAAGGAGGTAGCGCATCTACTTTTGCAAGTAACTCACCTGCGGGTATTATTAACTTTATAAGTAAAACAGGCGATATTGCAGGAGGTAGTATAGGAACAACTTTCGGTGTTGACTACAACACTTTCCGTACCGATTTTGAATATGGTTCGCCAATTGGTGATGACTTAAAATTTCATATTGGTGGATTCTTCCGTCAGGGAACCGGCCCTCGCGACCCTGGTTATACGGCAAACTACGGTGGCCAAATAAAAGCCAATATCACAAAACAGTTCGAAAAAGGTTATGCGCGTGTTTATTTCAAATACTTAAATGACAGGGCAATTAGTTATATGCCCATGCCTGTACAGGTAACAGGTACCGCCGATGACCCAACCTACAACTCAATTCCTGGTTTCGATTTAAAACATGGAACATTGCAAAGCGCTGGATTTCAATTGGTGCACGGAGTAGATGGACAAGGAAATGCGCGTACCAGTAATATTTCGGAAGGAATGCATCCTGTTTCTACTGCGGTTGGTGGCGAGTTCTCTTTTGAAATTGGTGATGGCTGGAACTTAAAAGAAAAGTTTAGAATGGCACTTACCAAAGGAACATTCAATTCTCCTTTCCCTGCACAAGTTGGAGCAGCCGACGATATTGCCCAAAGTATTGCAGGTGGCGACTACACCTTAAGCTATGCAAACGGAGCCAATGCTGGTGTGCCGTTAAGTGCAAGCGAAATTCAAAACCTAAATGGCAATGGATTACTAATGCGTATTCATTTATTTGATACAGAAATGAATAACCTGAATAACTTTACCAACGATGTTTACCTTACCAAGTCGTTCGACAAAGTAAAAGTTACTCTGGGTTACTATAAAGCCTACCAAAAAATTGCAATGACATGGTTATGGCAATCATTCCTTACCGATGTAAGCTCAGCAGCTGGCCCACGCTTAATGGATATTACCGCCAATGACGGTTCGTTTGCCAGCGAAAATGGATTGATTTCTCACGGAACACCATACTGGGGAAACGTAACGCGTGGGTACGATGTTGGGTACGACATTGATGCACCTTATGCCAATATGGAATTTGAAGTTTCAAAAAAATTAAATGTTGATGCCAGTCTTCGCTATGATTTTGGTTCGGCTAACGGATATTACCTGGACAAATACACTTCAGCAATTGATGTAAACAAAGATGGCGTAATTTCTTCGGTAGAAGAAGAAGTGCCTGTATTGGATAATGGAAATCCAAAGGTAGTTGATTACGATTTTGATTATCTTTCATATTCAGTAGGCGCGAATTATAAAATAGATAAAGACAAGGCAGTTTATGCTCGCTACAGCAAAGGTGGGCGCGCAAATGCCGACCGCTTACTGTATACTCCGTTTTTAACTGAAGAAGGCGGTACCATTGAAGGCCTTTCAGCAGATAAGATTAGCCAGGCAGAACTTGGGTACAAATACAAATCGCCAAAAGTTGGTCTTATTGCTACAGGTTTTTACACCAAAATTAACGAGCAGAACGAAGAATTCGGACGTGCCATTAATAAAGAATTTCGCACAATGGGTGTTGAACTGGAACTTGTTGCTCAATTAGGGAAACTGAATATTACTTCGGGGGCAACATACACGAACGCCGAAATTTTGAAAAGTATAAATGAAGGTGAAGAAGGAAACGTTCCCCGCAGAGTGCCTGATTTACTTTACAACATAAATCCATCGTATCCGCTCTTAAAAGGGAAATTGGTACTTGGTTGTAGTTTAGTAGGCACAACAAAGGTTTATGCACAAGATGATAATGCAATTACCCTACCTGCTTATGCGTATTTGAATACATTCTTATCGTATCAAATTGTGAAAGGTCTTACTTTCCGTGCCAATGTAAACAATATTACAAACAGCCTTGGATTTACCGAAATGGAAGGCGATGCATTCACAGTTAACAGCACTAATTATATGCGTGCCCGTCCAATTACAGGTAGAGCAACAACTGTTTCATTATCATATAATTTTTAG
- a CDS encoding LacI family DNA-binding transcriptional regulator produces the protein MKGSPVTIKDIASLLGLSKSTVSRALKDHPDISQATKDAVKKVAESLNYKPNLVASSLRHKKSQVIGLIVPQISYFFFPSVIQGIEEVVRAKGYNLLILQSNESYERELENLDILIANNVEGILVSVSRKTKNFDHFQKIIDMGMPLVFWDRLVNNVKADNVLVDDITAAYNAVKHLLEKGKQRVAICTGNLNLLISTNRLRGYKMALQEKGIPVKDELVISCETPDEAEQETLRLLEMDNPPDGIFAISDLTMTGIMRGIHKKNLQIPEEISVIGFCEEPFRSMYNPPLSVIEPMGTEIGRKSAEILFEQINKESYVRKEPQVFYIDGKLVIGGST, from the coding sequence ATGAAAGGTTCTCCAGTGACGATAAAAGACATAGCAAGTCTTCTCGGTTTATCAAAGTCAACTGTTAGCAGGGCACTTAAAGATCATCCTGATATTAGCCAGGCAACAAAGGATGCCGTAAAAAAGGTGGCTGAAAGTTTAAACTACAAACCTAACCTTGTTGCTTCTTCTTTACGTCATAAAAAAAGCCAGGTAATTGGTTTAATTGTGCCCCAAATTTCTTATTTCTTTTTTCCATCTGTTATTCAGGGAATAGAGGAAGTTGTGCGTGCCAAAGGTTATAACCTACTTATATTGCAATCAAACGAATCATACGAACGTGAGCTGGAAAACCTGGATATACTTATTGCCAACAATGTGGAGGGAATCTTAGTTTCGGTGTCGAGAAAGACTAAAAACTTCGACCATTTTCAGAAAATTATAGATATGGGTATGCCTCTTGTTTTTTGGGATAGACTTGTAAATAACGTAAAAGCCGACAACGTGTTGGTTGATGATATTACTGCAGCATACAACGCTGTTAAACACCTGCTTGAAAAAGGGAAACAACGAGTTGCCATTTGTACCGGGAACTTAAATCTTTTAATTAGTACAAATCGTTTACGGGGTTATAAAATGGCTTTGCAAGAAAAGGGGATTCCTGTAAAAGACGAGTTGGTTATTTCTTGTGAAACTCCTGACGAAGCAGAACAGGAAACACTTCGGTTACTTGAGATGGACAATCCGCCTGATGGTATTTTTGCCATTAGCGACCTTACCATGACCGGTATAATGCGAGGTATACATAAAAAGAATTTGCAGATACCTGAAGAAATATCCGTAATAGGTTTCTGCGAAGAACCCTTTCGAAGTATGTATAATCCACCACTTTCGGTTATTGAACCAATGGGAACTGAAATCGGTCGGAAATCAGCAGAGATTCTTTTTGAACAAATAAATAAGGAATCGTACGTTCGCAAAGAGCCACAGGTTTTTTATATTGATGGGAAATTGGTAATTGGTGGTTCTACCTAG